The following are encoded in a window of Sminthopsis crassicaudata isolate SCR6 chromosome 3, ASM4859323v1, whole genome shotgun sequence genomic DNA:
- the LOC141560016 gene encoding olfactory receptor 6E1-like, with product MPPGGHGEPGNHSESTEFILLGITDLRGLQLLLFAVLLPTYLLTLLGNLLIVALSLADRRLQTPMYYLLRNFSLLEMGFTSDITPQVLSQLLTGHKAISPARCFLQMSLYFILGTVESFLLAVMSVDRYLAICRPLRYPALMTDRVCLGLVLGCWAGGFLFLTGPCIWVTLLPLCGPKVLNHFFCDSTPLLGLACTEPRLLQLLAFLIAVGSLAGGVAVTAASYLCIIRALLRLPSASGRRKAFSTCSSHILVVSISYGSCIIMYLRPTQTGRLDLNKGVAFFNTVVAPLLNPFIYCLRNELVHQVSREVLAKGRAPSGPLRL from the coding sequence ATGCCTCCAGGAGGGCACGGGGAGCCGGGCAATCACTCGGAGAGCACCGAGTTCATCCTGCTCGGTATCACAGACCTGCGGGGCCTGCAGCTCCTGCTGTTCGCGGTCCTCCTGCCCACTTATCTGCTGACCCTGCTGGGCAACTTGCTCATTGTGGCCCTCTCCTTGGCGGACCGCCGCCTGCAAACCCCCATGTACTACCTCCTGAGGAATTTCTCCCTGCTGGAGATGGGGTTCACCTCGGACATCACGCCCCAGGTCCTCAGCCAGCTCCTCACGGGCCACAAGGCCATCTCCCCGGCCAGGTGCTTCCTGCAGATGAGCCTTTACTTCATCCTGGGCACAGTGGAGTCCTTCCTGCTGGCCGTAATGTCTGTGGATCGCTACCTGGCCATCTGCCGTCCCCTGAGGTACCCGGCCCTCATGACCGACCGGGTCTGCCTGGGCCTGGTGCTGGGCTGCTGGGCCGGGGGCTTCCTCTTCCTCACGGGGCCTTGCATCTGGGTAACGCTCCTGCCCCTCTGTGGGCCGAAGGTGCTCAACCACTTCTTCTGTGACAGCACCCCGCTGCTGGGGCTGGCGTGCACCGAGCCCCGGCTCCTGCAGCTGCTCGCCTTCCTGATAGCCGTGGGCTCCCTGGCCGGCGGCGTGGCTGTGACAGCCGCGTCCTACCTCTGCATCATCCGGGCCCTGCTCCGGCTGCCCTCGGCCAGCGGCCGGCGCAAGGCCTTCTCCACCTGCTCCTCCCACATCCTGGTGGTCTCCATCAGCTACGGCAGCTGCATCATCATGTACCTCCGGCCCACTCAGACCGGACGGCTGGACCTCAACAAGGGGGTGGCCTTCTTCAACACCGTTGTGGCCCCCCTGCTGAACCCTTTCATCTACTGCCTGAGGAACGAGCTGGTGCATCAGGTCAGCAGGGAGGTGCTGGCCAAGGGAAGGGCGCCGTCTGGACCTCTCCGGCTGTGA